One window of Methanogenium organophilum genomic DNA carries:
- a CDS encoding molybdopterin dinucleotide binding domain-containing protein gives MKFILNTGRTIRQGKYIENKLGQGYAEETSLCRIHPLDLLELGVEEGENILVKSEIGEIVLEVLADEGLPKGMVFISYGIHCNSIISPRTHGTGMPDYKIHEVEIFPTSEQRKTPTEILEQLGGVRYAGN, from the coding sequence ATGAAATTCATACTGAATACCGGACGAACCATCCGTCAGGGCAAATATATTGAAAATAAACTGGGCCAGGGATATGCTGAGGAGACATCCCTGTGTCGCATTCATCCGCTTGACCTTCTCGAACTGGGTGTGGAAGAAGGGGAAAATATCCTTGTGAAAAGTGAAATTGGAGAAATTGTACTGGAAGTACTTGCTGACGAGGGATTGCCGAAAGGGATGGTATTTATCTCGTACGGCATTCATTGCAATTCCATCATTTCACCCCGCACACATGGAACCGGTATGCCGGATTATAAAATTCATGAAGTAGAGATTTTCCCGACATCAGAACAGCGTAAAACACCGACTGAAATACTCGAACAATTAGGAGGTGTCAGGTATGCAGGAAATTAA
- a CDS encoding DUF2109 family protein: protein MIPAYDAGMLPVYICGIVALYAVIRVLTEKKTLKKLVFLNVMNFAITGLIVLSIPDIMALFAGIAYFVGSTLEANAIASTFAGGVANE from the coding sequence ATGATTCCCGCGTATGATGCCGGTATGCTTCCGGTATATATCTGTGGAATCGTTGCACTGTACGCTGTCATCAGGGTACTGACCGAGAAGAAAACCCTCAAAAAACTGGTTTTCCTGAATGTCATGAACTTTGCCATAACGGGACTCATTGTGCTATCCATTCCGGATATCATGGCCCTCTTCGCGGGAATCGCCTATTTCGTCGGTTCAACCCTCGAAGCAAATGCCATTGCAAGCACCTTTGCGGGAGGGGTTGCCAATGAATGA
- a CDS encoding DUF2106 family protein, with protein MIKWLSRYMADVDNLIAIYSCIVVAIACVSLIVLVVSPLGYEDTQLYPKDINTSSSLNPYDRGGVPFGTTEVAAQYPQNSPYLGYVTAYLTPLSAFMAVTNLYLGTTIVSHPGGIIDEILYNTRGLDTIVETSILFAAFAIASYLYRREEE; from the coding sequence GTGATTAAATGGCTTTCCCGCTACATGGCGGATGTTGACAATCTGATCGCAATTTATTCATGTATTGTTGTAGCAATTGCCTGCGTCTCTCTTATTGTCCTGGTTGTATCCCCCCTGGGATACGAAGACACCCAGCTGTACCCAAAAGATATCAACACTTCTTCATCCCTGAATCCCTATGACCGGGGAGGAGTTCCGTTTGGTACAACAGAAGTTGCAGCACAGTATCCGCAAAATTCTCCCTATCTGGGATATGTTACCGCATATCTTACCCCTTTGTCGGCATTTATGGCAGTCACCAATCTCTATTTAGGGACAACAATCGTGTCCCACCCCGGTGGCATCATCGATGAAATCCTCTATAACACGAGGGGACTCGATACCATCGTTGAAACAAGCATTTTGTTCGCTGCCTTTGCGATTGCCTCGTATTTATACCGGAGGGAGGAAGAATGA
- a CDS encoding NADH-quinone oxidoreductase subunit B family protein, with amino-acid sequence MTALQDIKNAVRSRSIHVCYVNVGSCNGCDIEILACLAPRYDIEQYGIYVHNNPREADILLVTGGFSPQWEDKLKAVWDKIPEPKAAIAIGNCPISGCVFNREGTYLDPPVRKHIPIAAEVPGCPPRPTEILEAVLSLAPVVFKDYERREE; translated from the coding sequence ATGACAGCGCTACAGGATATCAAAAATGCCGTTCGTTCACGTTCCATTCATGTCTGTTATGTAAATGTAGGTTCATGCAATGGATGTGATATCGAAATTCTGGCATGTCTTGCACCCAGATATGATATTGAACAGTACGGCATTTATGTCCATAATAATCCCCGTGAAGCAGATATCCTTCTTGTAACCGGTGGGTTTTCCCCACAGTGGGAAGATAAGCTAAAAGCGGTCTGGGATAAAATTCCCGAACCAAAAGCAGCAATTGCAATTGGAAACTGCCCGATTTCCGGATGTGTCTTTAATCGGGAAGGGACCTATCTTGACCCGCCTGTCCGAAAGCACATACCGATAGCAGCAGAAGTTCCCGGGTGTCCCCCGCGGCCGACGGAAATTCTTGAAGCCGTGTTGTCGCTTGCACCCGTTGTATTCAAAGATTATGAAAGGAGAGAAGAATGA
- a CDS encoding formylmethanofuran dehydrogenase subunit B, translated as MQEIKDMVCPFCGCLCDDVTLGIENGSIVSTDNCCTIGNAKFLGKNRLKNPIQKVDGKWIDITYDEAVDAAVDILLDADRPLLFGWSGTHGEAQCVGVHMNEILGGVIDSTTSVCHGPSILAIQEVGHPGCTLGQVKNRADLVIYWGCNPIEAHPRHMSRYTTYADGYFLDNAFRNRKVIVVDVRETETAKVADEFIQIKSGGDYAVLSSLRAILRGKADMIPASVAGVSKTQLMQVAEMCKTCSFGALFFGVGLTMAKGKYKNVRNAIELVDDLNRHTKFTLTPMRGHWNVYGANEVFSWMTGYPFAVDFCRGVAFYNPGETTAIDILARKECDACMIIASDPAAHFPRACVEQIRDIPMIAIDPFQSLTTPLADLQIPVAVTGIDAEGTAYRMDGIPIKVKKVMDSGYPSDTEILTRIYQKMLEVKGL; from the coding sequence ATGCAGGAAATTAAGGATATGGTCTGCCCCTTCTGCGGGTGTCTCTGTGATGATGTTACTCTGGGGATTGAAAACGGCTCCATTGTATCGACAGATAATTGCTGTACAATTGGAAACGCAAAATTTTTAGGCAAAAACCGCCTGAAGAACCCCATTCAGAAGGTGGACGGGAAATGGATTGATATCACCTACGATGAGGCGGTGGATGCCGCAGTTGATATCCTGCTGGATGCAGACCGCCCCCTTCTGTTTGGCTGGTCCGGTACGCATGGAGAAGCACAGTGTGTCGGAGTTCATATGAACGAGATCCTTGGTGGCGTAATCGACAGCACCACATCTGTCTGCCACGGCCCCTCCATTCTTGCAATCCAGGAAGTCGGCCATCCCGGCTGTACCCTGGGACAGGTGAAAAATCGTGCTGATCTCGTAATCTACTGGGGTTGTAATCCAATAGAGGCACATCCCCGTCATATGAGCCGGTATACCACGTATGCAGACGGGTATTTTCTGGATAATGCATTCAGAAACAGGAAGGTAATCGTCGTCGATGTGCGTGAAACCGAGACGGCTAAAGTTGCAGATGAATTTATTCAGATAAAATCCGGTGGGGACTATGCGGTTCTCTCTTCCCTGCGGGCCATTCTCCGGGGAAAAGCGGATATGATCCCTGCCTCGGTTGCAGGGGTCAGCAAAACGCAGCTCATGCAGGTGGCGGAGATGTGCAAAACCTGTTCATTCGGTGCGTTATTCTTTGGTGTCGGTCTCACGATGGCGAAAGGGAAATACAAGAACGTCAGGAATGCCATCGAACTCGTTGACGACCTAAACCGGCACACCAAATTTACGCTGACTCCCATGCGGGGGCACTGGAATGTGTACGGGGCAAATGAAGTGTTCTCGTGGATGACCGGCTACCCCTTTGCTGTCGACTTCTGCCGGGGTGTTGCGTTCTATAATCCCGGAGAAACAACGGCAATAGATATTCTTGCACGAAAAGAGTGTGATGCCTGTATGATCATCGCAAGTGATCCGGCAGCACATTTTCCCCGTGCATGTGTGGAGCAGATACGTGACATTCCTATGATAGCTATTGACCCGTTCCAGTCATTGACCACACCCCTTGCAGACCTCCAGATACCGGTCGCGGTAACGGGTATCGATGCGGAAGGAACGGCATACCGTATGGATGGCATTCCCATCAAAGTCAAAAAAGTAATGGACTCCGGATATCCGTCTGACACAGAGATTCTTACCCGGATTTACCAGAAAATGCTGGAGGTGAAAGGATTATGA
- a CDS encoding 4Fe-4S binding protein yields MASSIIWYLREFVRGEWIRKFFTVKTAPLVTPPHFRGFPALTDRECTHCLACMMICPAPDAIEVLETDGVWNPVVYPGHCIRCGLCVEACPEDVLTAGELLSIQKEDQSSFASTFHLTIDPVLCSRCGNCAVACPINKEIDPYLGGTGTAFSEEVIMRIINGEMRVINPEKCTGCKTCEKTCANHAIRVARVVVGIQEAAV; encoded by the coding sequence ATGGCATCTTCGATTATCTGGTATCTGAGAGAATTTGTCCGTGGGGAGTGGATACGTAAATTTTTCACTGTTAAAACGGCCCCTCTCGTCACTCCACCCCATTTCCGGGGATTCCCTGCTCTTACCGACAGAGAATGCACTCATTGCCTTGCCTGTATGATGATCTGTCCTGCCCCCGATGCGATTGAAGTGCTGGAAACAGATGGTGTCTGGAACCCGGTGGTATATCCCGGGCACTGCATCCGATGCGGACTATGCGTAGAGGCATGCCCGGAAGATGTCTTAACAGCAGGAGAACTTCTTTCCATACAAAAAGAAGACCAGAGCTCATTTGCGTCAACGTTTCATCTGACAATTGATCCCGTTTTGTGCAGCAGGTGCGGAAACTGTGCGGTTGCCTGCCCCATAAATAAAGAGATTGACCCGTATCTTGGCGGAACCGGCACCGCATTTAGTGAAGAAGTGATTATGCGAATTATCAACGGTGAGATGCGTGTCATTAACCCGGAGAAATGTACCGGGTGTAAAACCTGCGAAAAAACATGTGCAAATCATGCAATCCGGGTGGCACGTGTGGTTGTTGGTATTCAGGAGGCGGCGGTATGA
- a CDS encoding EhaG family protein, with protein MIDEYAIGLIIALIAVIITFVAAIRENNDIHRLIIADLAEVSALAIIALIATDLAEALIIPGLVVGISELMALSEIYLTREGLNSPVKKPFRIEVLDTAPTIIAVILVGYGIVLSGFTGGAVAGTGMIFYFMGKRHAERFALIEAVSGYAWAFWIVAFFIFMVIPEYWFFAVMLAGGAILAKVTAKMSLIGTMRGGNNV; from the coding sequence ATGATTGATGAATATGCAATCGGCCTGATTATTGCATTAATTGCTGTCATCATCACATTTGTCGCAGCAATCCGGGAGAATAATGACATTCACCGGCTGATAATTGCCGACCTCGCAGAAGTCTCTGCCCTTGCCATCATTGCACTTATCGCAACCGATCTCGCAGAGGCACTCATCATCCCCGGCCTTGTTGTGGGAATTTCTGAACTAATGGCACTCTCTGAAATATATCTGACCCGGGAAGGACTCAACAGTCCGGTAAAAAAACCATTCAGAATTGAAGTGCTGGATACCGCTCCCACGATCATTGCAGTCATCCTTGTTGGATACGGCATTGTACTCTCCGGGTTTACCGGAGGTGCAGTTGCAGGAACCGGAATGATCTTCTACTTCATGGGAAAGAGACATGCCGAGCGGTTTGCGCTTATAGAAGCCGTATCCGGGTATGCATGGGCATTCTGGATTGTCGCTTTCTTTATCTTTATGGTTATTCCCGAATACTGGTTCTTTGCAGTTATGCTTGCAGGCGGAGCAATCCTCGCCAAAGTGACCGCAAAGATGTCACTTATCGGAACAATGCGGGGTGGAAACAATGTTTGA
- a CDS encoding hydrogenase large subunit, which yields MKKTVDVSLPIGPVHPVFKEPCRIKCETRGEYVINAELELGYVKKGIERIMVGRPWQEVMFLSERVCGICSVIHNYVCIEGMERINDIPVPDRAAYLRLVVNELDRIQSHLLANYSYCYTIEHETLAMYLLNLRETAMDALELVTGARVTCSYIIPGGVRFDLTEEKERSIRTMIDHIDSELTRFVHMFEGGSLIALRSKDVGTFTREEAIESHAVGPTARASNLDNDCRLFHPTYKKLDFESILLDEGDNYARIMLRFLEVFQSTELIRSALAQMETGTIRGGGEIGGGFAKWSGEAPRGELSYSIDTDEHGRVKKIGIRTPSIMNIEACVHYMLKGVHSSADVTSTYISSDPCIACNER from the coding sequence ATGAAGAAGACTGTTGATGTATCCCTTCCGATAGGGCCGGTGCATCCGGTCTTTAAGGAACCGTGCAGGATAAAATGTGAAACCCGCGGTGAATATGTAATCAATGCGGAACTTGAGCTTGGGTATGTGAAAAAAGGTATTGAACGGATCATGGTTGGACGACCGTGGCAGGAAGTGATGTTTCTTTCAGAACGGGTATGTGGGATCTGTTCTGTCATCCACAATTATGTCTGCATTGAAGGGATGGAGCGCATAAATGATATCCCCGTTCCTGACCGGGCAGCATATCTCCGTCTGGTGGTAAACGAACTTGACCGGATTCAGAGCCATCTGCTTGCAAACTATTCATACTGCTACACAATCGAGCATGAAACGCTTGCCATGTATCTCCTTAATCTACGGGAAACCGCAATGGATGCTCTTGAACTGGTCACCGGAGCACGGGTAACCTGTTCGTACATTATTCCGGGAGGCGTGCGGTTTGACCTGACCGAAGAGAAGGAACGAAGTATTCGTACCATGATTGACCACATCGATTCTGAACTCACCCGGTTTGTTCATATGTTTGAGGGCGGGTCACTGATCGCCCTTCGAAGCAAAGATGTCGGCACATTCACCCGTGAGGAGGCAATCGAATCCCATGCGGTCGGACCAACCGCCCGTGCGAGCAATCTGGACAATGACTGCAGGCTGTTTCATCCAACCTACAAAAAACTTGATTTTGAGTCAATATTACTGGACGAAGGCGATAATTATGCACGTATTATGCTCCGTTTCCTTGAGGTGTTCCAGAGTACGGAACTCATCCGTTCCGCTCTTGCACAGATGGAGACGGGGACTATCCGTGGTGGCGGGGAAATCGGGGGTGGCTTTGCCAAATGGTCAGGAGAAGCTCCCCGTGGCGAGCTGTCGTATTCCATCGACACCGATGAGCACGGACGGGTAAAAAAGATTGGGATACGGACTCCGTCAATAATGAACATCGAGGCATGTGTGCACTACATGCTGAAAGGTGTTCATTCGTCTGCTGACGTGACATCGACCTACATCAGTTCCGATCCGTGCATTGCATGTAATGAGAGGTGA
- a CDS encoding DUF2108 domain-containing protein, whose protein sequence is MNEFYIAILSLIAILGVISVYFKKSPFDKLIGLAVMMGGVIPLIVLKGYIDVAVLVAIIMPLTTIFILQATGRNNDDS, encoded by the coding sequence ATGAATGAATTCTATATTGCAATCCTGAGCCTGATCGCAATCCTGGGCGTAATCTCCGTCTACTTCAAAAAGAGTCCTTTTGACAAACTGATCGGCCTTGCCGTCATGATGGGTGGTGTGATTCCCCTTATTGTGCTGAAAGGTTATATTGACGTGGCAGTTCTTGTCGCAATCATCATGCCGCTGACGACAATATTCATTCTGCAGGCCACCGGGAGGAATAATGATGACTCCTGA
- a CDS encoding DUF2107 family protein, giving the protein MMTPELILGFIILIAGVAAAAFPRERDYISRLIHVEIAGTGLMLVMLAYDETIALLTFVAVTAIATIVLIRVIERGDPCD; this is encoded by the coding sequence ATGATGACTCCTGAACTAATCTTAGGATTTATCATCCTCATAGCAGGAGTCGCTGCTGCTGCATTTCCCCGTGAACGCGATTATATCTCCCGTCTGATTCATGTCGAAATTGCCGGGACCGGCCTGATGCTGGTCATGCTTGCCTATGATGAGACCATTGCTCTCCTGACATTTGTTGCCGTAACCGCGATTGCCACCATTGTCCTGATCCGCGTCATTGAACGGGGTGATCCCTGTGATTAA
- a CDS encoding proton-conducting transporter transmembrane domain-containing protein, which translates to MFELSSSSVGGQELFVLPFGDIVDYFTPYTTALFLFALVFTLICIFSKPEKQLDVAFGTDAIYAKDVTGKELHFRRFMAIACGFATMGAVASGDVFNFTLFVSMVGVCIIGIVAAVKSKHVLNAAYNYGIISMLATVPLFGGAAITLATTGTLSIWELAAIAPAMPWIAKALILIGVMGEGIAPFYAAKAELFRAPGAPYVIMIHVSSLLMFLRVVEIMLTV; encoded by the coding sequence ATGTTTGAACTTTCATCCTCATCTGTCGGAGGACAGGAATTATTTGTCCTGCCGTTCGGAGATATTGTTGATTATTTCACCCCGTACACAACAGCCCTGTTTCTGTTTGCACTGGTGTTTACCCTCATCTGTATCTTTTCGAAACCGGAAAAACAGCTGGACGTTGCCTTCGGAACAGATGCAATCTATGCAAAGGATGTAACCGGGAAAGAACTGCATTTCAGACGATTTATGGCAATTGCCTGTGGTTTCGCCACCATGGGAGCTGTCGCAAGCGGAGATGTGTTTAATTTCACCCTCTTTGTGAGTATGGTGGGTGTGTGTATCATCGGTATTGTTGCTGCGGTAAAAAGCAAGCATGTACTGAATGCCGCATATAACTATGGCATCATCTCGATGCTTGCAACCGTCCCGCTCTTTGGCGGGGCAGCCATCACCCTTGCTACAACAGGCACCCTGTCAATCTGGGAACTCGCAGCAATTGCACCGGCAATGCCATGGATTGCAAAAGCCCTGATTCTCATTGGTGTCATGGGAGAGGGAATCGCCCCGTTTTATGCAGCAAAGGCAGAACTGTTCCGTGCACCGGGTGCACCGTACGTGATAATGATACATGTGAGTTCCCTCCTGATGTTCCTGAGGGTTGTGGAGATTATGCTGACAGTGTGA
- a CDS encoding AI-2E family transporter — protein MKSAFADHDKLALLIIGIVLILTLYAFGSLLGIVILAISLAIVVMPLKTWLSRYVREQVAAFAVTFIVGFIVVGSLLFGVVILYENADYLTQIITDIYIAIMSMQQITTPGVASTPPIDVGEILDSQMEMIQSGFFSVVSGFTEAIFNAIIFFLTLFIFIFFGENIWKGILSGVPASMNTFVSHIEEISSNTLYSIYIVHISTSVITFLLAIPFFYVLGYGHILFWSLIVALFQLIPIIGPTLIMIFLGIYALATGDYRAAALIAIIGYPVVCAVPDLLFRPIMMGKRTSIHPAIMWVGFFGGLWIMGIVGFVIGPLVLALLVASGRELIRIMKQAKENGWLEKPPV, from the coding sequence ATGAAAAGCGCCTTTGCAGATCATGACAAACTCGCACTCCTGATTATCGGGATTGTGTTGATTCTCACGTTGTACGCGTTTGGATCTCTGCTTGGTATTGTCATACTGGCAATTTCTCTCGCTATTGTTGTGATGCCACTTAAAACGTGGCTTTCACGGTACGTTCGTGAACAGGTTGCGGCATTTGCGGTCACATTTATTGTGGGATTTATTGTGGTCGGCTCGTTGCTGTTTGGCGTGGTCATATTATATGAAAATGCAGATTATCTGACACAGATTATTACGGATATATATATTGCCATAATGAGTATGCAGCAGATTACAACACCGGGAGTTGCATCCACCCCACCCATAGATGTCGGAGAGATTCTGGATTCCCAGATGGAGATGATCCAGTCGGGTTTCTTCTCGGTGGTATCCGGGTTTACCGAAGCAATATTTAATGCAATTATCTTCTTCCTGACACTCTTCATCTTCATCTTTTTTGGTGAAAACATCTGGAAGGGCATTCTTTCCGGTGTTCCTGCATCCATGAACACATTTGTGAGTCATATCGAAGAGATCAGTTCCAACACCCTGTATTCAATTTATATTGTCCATATCTCCACGTCGGTGATTACGTTCCTTCTTGCAATTCCGTTCTTTTATGTGCTGGGATACGGACACATCCTCTTCTGGTCCCTGATTGTGGCATTGTTCCAGCTGATTCCGATTATCGGCCCGACACTTATCATGATCTTCCTGGGCATCTATGCTCTTGCCACAGGGGATTACCGGGCTGCCGCCCTGATTGCGATCATCGGATATCCGGTTGTCTGTGCGGTCCCGGACCTCCTGTTCCGGCCAATCATGATGGGCAAGCGGACATCCATTCACCCCGCAATCATGTGGGTCGGATTCTTCGGCGGGCTGTGGATCATGGGGATCGTCGGGTTTGTGATCGGACCTCTGGTCCTGGCTCTCCTGGTCGCATCCGGACGTGAACTGATTCGGATCATGAAACAGGCAAAAGAGAACGGATGGCTGGAGAAGCCTCCGGTTTGA
- a CDS encoding respiratory chain complex I subunit 1 family protein, translating into MIGYLIATPFIGLLFMGIHRKAIARIQGRPGPPIWQEILHTLKFSFKETWIPRTASKVLYIGIVFIAIAIWVGALYIVMLGGSLLLLFGVYMLHKMVEHGVGLSPGSPYSKFGGVRSVISASSEIPLFAVIAGIYFFTGSLMISDIIQYQAVHGPLLFSLLPAAIAMYIVILSKMHYGPFSIVEAKEIVSGYKTEHFGAWRAGLEISDAIKTVVLLMTFILVFWGAMSPVMLFIAMLIVLISLSFVCAVTPMLGPYDSVTVQLVTIVILVAWMALLAVIA; encoded by the coding sequence ATGATAGGTTATCTGATTGCAACACCATTTATCGGGCTATTATTCATGGGAATACACCGGAAAGCAATTGCACGGATACAGGGCCGTCCCGGTCCTCCCATCTGGCAGGAAATCCTTCATACCCTGAAATTTTCCTTCAAAGAGACGTGGATTCCCCGTACCGCAAGTAAAGTACTCTATATTGGCATCGTATTCATCGCCATTGCCATATGGGTGGGTGCACTGTATATTGTCATGCTGGGCGGCAGTCTGCTTCTGTTGTTCGGCGTATATATGCTGCATAAAATGGTTGAGCATGGTGTCGGGCTGTCGCCTGGTTCCCCCTACTCAAAGTTCGGTGGTGTCCGTTCTGTTATATCAGCATCATCTGAAATTCCGTTGTTTGCAGTGATCGCAGGAATCTATTTCTTCACCGGTTCCCTGATGATCTCAGATATTATCCAGTATCAGGCAGTACACGGACCTCTGCTTTTTAGTCTTCTTCCCGCAGCGATTGCGATGTATATTGTTATCCTCTCAAAGATGCACTATGGACCATTCTCAATTGTTGAGGCAAAAGAGATTGTCAGCGGGTATAAAACCGAGCATTTTGGTGCATGGCGTGCAGGACTTGAGATCTCGGATGCCATAAAAACAGTCGTTCTTCTGATGACATTTATACTGGTATTCTGGGGAGCCATGTCTCCGGTTATGCTCTTTATTGCAATGCTCATTGTGCTCATTTCACTCTCATTTGTCTGTGCGGTAACACCCATGCTTGGTCCGTATGACAGTGTAACCGTACAACTGGTAACAATTGTTATTCTTGTTGCCTGGATGGCACTTCTGGCGGTGATTGCATGA
- a CDS encoding class I SAM-dependent methyltransferase — translation MENNPIFTIFESVPRQGAGDDEHTEKAFSLIAEPPEEGGEILDVGCGKGVQTMALAHLCPSCGIIATDIHQPFLDAVDEKIAAEGFSGRVKTVRASMDDLPFGEESFDIIWAEGCASIIGIENAVRYWKKLLKPGGHIMISDIFWFTGTPSDEPREFFAEHHPAMITEDGGFELIRNAGLELVGSFRLPSRVWEDSFYGPLRKKFGELEEECADDEVALMIIEGLKKQTEIFEKYPDEFGNTYMVMRKPL, via the coding sequence ATGGAAAACAATCCTATTTTTACAATTTTTGAATCGGTTCCCAGACAGGGGGCCGGGGATGATGAGCACACGGAAAAGGCATTTTCACTCATCGCAGAACCACCTGAAGAAGGTGGTGAGATCCTTGATGTTGGGTGCGGGAAGGGCGTACAGACGATGGCCCTTGCCCACCTGTGCCCGTCCTGCGGGATAATAGCGACAGATATACACCAGCCTTTTCTCGATGCGGTGGATGAAAAAATTGCAGCCGAAGGGTTTTCCGGAAGAGTGAAAACGGTCCGTGCGTCTATGGACGACCTTCCCTTTGGAGAGGAGTCTTTCGATATTATCTGGGCTGAAGGATGTGCCTCAATAATTGGCATTGAAAATGCAGTCAGGTACTGGAAAAAACTCCTGAAACCGGGCGGACACATCATGATTTCGGATATATTCTGGTTTACCGGGACTCCCTCTGATGAGCCACGGGAATTTTTTGCCGAACACCATCCTGCAATGATAACAGAAGACGGAGGATTTGAGCTCATCCGGAATGCCGGGCTTGAGCTGGTCGGGTCCTTCCGGCTCCCTTCACGCGTATGGGAAGACAGTTTCTACGGTCCGTTGAGAAAGAAGTTTGGAGAACTCGAAGAGGAATGTGCAGATGATGAGGTCGCTCTGATGATAATTGAGGGGTTGAAAAAGCAGACCGAAATCTTTGAGAAATACCCGGATGAATTTGGGAATACCTATATGGTAATGAGAAAGCCATTGTGA